The proteins below are encoded in one region of Bombus terrestris chromosome 7, iyBomTerr1.2, whole genome shotgun sequence:
- the LOC100643286 gene encoding glutaminyl-peptide cyclotransferase isoform X1 → MIYFGLFFFLISVGVLITDSNIITQTSFRNEKYYHTPSSLSRNQIITLSDLSNVDHMNEVLDNICVVRIVGTPEHTRVKDYIKKSMNDLNWTVQSDSFEDQTPTFGPLLFENIVAKLNPNAKRYLALACHYDSKYTRERNFEGATDSAVPCAQMINLAKVMNDYLKSIKNSDISLMLIFFDGEEAFKEWGPKDSIYGARHLADVWHNNHINYTQGENVSELDKIDLLVLLDLIGAPDPTFYNYFSNTEKWYSLLMRTENKLASLKKFESYSYGQPTQTYFQPYSVEAYIEDDHIPFLRRDTPILHLIPYPFPKVWHKQSDNRNNIDLKTTENINKILRVFVASYLHINM, encoded by the exons ATGATCTACTTTGgcctgttcttttttttaatttccgtGGGTGTTTTAATCACTGACTCAAATATTATAACACAAACAAGTTTTCGGAATGAAAAG TACTATCACACGCCAAGTAGCCTATCAAGAAATCAAATAATCACATTGTCAGATCTGTCAAATGTCGATCATATGAACGAAGTTTTAGATAACATATGCGTTGTGAGAATCGTTGGAACACCTGAGCATACAAGAGTAAAAGAT TACATCAAGAAATCAATGAATGATCTTAATTGGACTGTTCAATCTGACAGCTTTGAAGATCAGACCCCAACTTTTGGACCTTTACTGTTTGAAAATatagttgcaaaattaaatCCTAATGCAAAGAGGTATTTGGCATTAGCTTGCCATTATGACTCAAAGTATACTAGAGAAAGGAACTTTGAAGGTGCTACAGACAGTGCAGTACCATGTGCTCAAATGATTAACTTAGCTAAAGTTATGAATGATTATTTAAAGTCTATAAAAAAT AGTGATATTAGTTTAATGCTTATATTTTTTGATGGTGAAGAGGCTTTTAAGGAATGGGGTCCAAAAGATTCTATTTATGGTGCAAGGCATTTAGCTGATGTTTGGCACAACAATCATATTAATTATACCCAAGGAGAAAATGTTTCTGAATTAGATAAAATT GATTTACTGGTTTTGTTAGATTTAATAGGAGCACCAGATCCAACATTTTACAATTACTTTAGTAACACAGAGAAATGGTATTCTTTATTAATGAGGACTGAAAATAAATTAGCTTCTTTAAAGAAGTTTGAATCTTATTCTTATGGACAACCTACACAAACATACTTTCAACCATACTCTGTGGAAGCTTATATAGAGGATGATCATATTCCCTTCTTACGTCgag ATACTCCTATTCTTCATCTAATACCATATCCTTTCCCAAAGGTTTGGCATAAACAAAGTGATAATCGGAATAACATTGATTTAAAAACAAcagaaaatatcaataaaattctAAGAGTTTTTGTAg
- the LOC100643286 gene encoding glutaminyl-peptide cyclotransferase isoform X2 yields MNEVLDNICVVRIVGTPEHTRVKDYIKKSMNDLNWTVQSDSFEDQTPTFGPLLFENIVAKLNPNAKRYLALACHYDSKYTRERNFEGATDSAVPCAQMINLAKVMNDYLKSIKNSDISLMLIFFDGEEAFKEWGPKDSIYGARHLADVWHNNHINYTQGENVSELDKIDLLVLLDLIGAPDPTFYNYFSNTEKWYSLLMRTENKLASLKKFESYSYGQPTQTYFQPYSVEAYIEDDHIPFLRRDTPILHLIPYPFPKVWHKQSDNRNNIDLKTTENINKILRVFVASYLHINM; encoded by the exons ATGAACGAAGTTTTAGATAACATATGCGTTGTGAGAATCGTTGGAACACCTGAGCATACAAGAGTAAAAGAT TACATCAAGAAATCAATGAATGATCTTAATTGGACTGTTCAATCTGACAGCTTTGAAGATCAGACCCCAACTTTTGGACCTTTACTGTTTGAAAATatagttgcaaaattaaatCCTAATGCAAAGAGGTATTTGGCATTAGCTTGCCATTATGACTCAAAGTATACTAGAGAAAGGAACTTTGAAGGTGCTACAGACAGTGCAGTACCATGTGCTCAAATGATTAACTTAGCTAAAGTTATGAATGATTATTTAAAGTCTATAAAAAAT AGTGATATTAGTTTAATGCTTATATTTTTTGATGGTGAAGAGGCTTTTAAGGAATGGGGTCCAAAAGATTCTATTTATGGTGCAAGGCATTTAGCTGATGTTTGGCACAACAATCATATTAATTATACCCAAGGAGAAAATGTTTCTGAATTAGATAAAATT GATTTACTGGTTTTGTTAGATTTAATAGGAGCACCAGATCCAACATTTTACAATTACTTTAGTAACACAGAGAAATGGTATTCTTTATTAATGAGGACTGAAAATAAATTAGCTTCTTTAAAGAAGTTTGAATCTTATTCTTATGGACAACCTACACAAACATACTTTCAACCATACTCTGTGGAAGCTTATATAGAGGATGATCATATTCCCTTCTTACGTCgag ATACTCCTATTCTTCATCTAATACCATATCCTTTCCCAAAGGTTTGGCATAAACAAAGTGATAATCGGAATAACATTGATTTAAAAACAAcagaaaatatcaataaaattctAAGAGTTTTTGTAg